In a single window of the Candidatus Tisiphia endosymbiont of Nemotelus nigrinus genome:
- a CDS encoding outer membrane protein: MKKLLLIATTSTVILTSTTSFAEVGHFYVKLEGGATKLNIEQFEYYNTKIKSNINGIFGVGVGYYLMDNFRAELTLDSLVNPEFKGSFFEDIKVFEFKMSGKGKTKGNVKSLLLSGYVNLCDAGIVKLFVGAGIGMAKVKEKSTGTVTIEVEDEKVSGTVSESSKNANNFAYQLTAGVSLDLADRIKLDITYSWRDYGDTKPGTYNHQVQGHRRV, encoded by the coding sequence ATGAAAAAATTATTATTAATTGCTACCACAAGTACTGTTATTTTGACTTCTACCACATCATTTGCCGAAGTAGGACATTTTTATGTTAAGCTCGAAGGGGGTGCAACTAAGTTGAATATAGAACAATTCGAATATTATAATACAAAAATAAAATCCAATATTAATGGTATTTTTGGTGTTGGTGTTGGTTATTATCTAATGGATAATTTTAGAGCAGAACTGACACTTGATTCTCTTGTTAATCCAGAATTTAAGGGATCTTTTTTTGAGGATATTAAAGTATTTGAATTTAAAATGTCTGGGAAAGGTAAAACAAAAGGAAATGTGAAATCATTATTACTCAGTGGTTATGTTAATTTGTGTGACGCAGGTATTGTTAAATTATTTGTTGGAGCCGGTATTGGTATGGCCAAAGTAAAAGAAAAATCTACTGGTACTGTTACTATTGAAGTTGAAGACGAGAAAGTATCAGGAACAGTTTCTGAATCCTCTAAGAATGCTAATAATTTTGCTTATCAGTTGACAGCTGGTGTTTCTCTTGATTTGGCTGATAGAATAAAACTAGATATTACCTATAGCTGGAGAGATTATGGAGATACAAAGCCTGGTACATACAATCATCAAGTTCAAGGACATAGACGTGTATAG
- a CDS encoding Na+/H+ antiporter subunit E, with product MLLLILFGLTGLPTDIFALLTSSIIVGIAYLFSIKLNLIPSKVYCNYYSILYFIWLIKEILLSSLAVMKIIWRKNLNLQPVFEWVDSEQKNEVSLVIYGNSITLTPGTVTLDISNNMLLVHALRQSSIDDLKFGDSTMSKRIQRISTRNVC from the coding sequence ATGTTGTTATTGATATTGTTTGGTCTAACAGGATTACCTACTGATATTTTTGCGTTGTTGACTTCCTCGATTATTGTCGGTATAGCTTATCTTTTTTCGATAAAGCTCAATTTAATTCCAAGTAAGGTCTATTGCAATTATTATTCTATACTATATTTTATTTGGCTAATTAAAGAAATACTGCTATCTAGCTTAGCAGTAATGAAGATTATATGGCGTAAGAATCTTAATTTACAACCAGTCTTTGAGTGGGTTGATTCGGAACAAAAAAATGAGGTCAGTCTTGTAATATATGGTAATTCTATTACCCTTACGCCAGGAACTGTAACACTTGACATATCAAATAATATGTTATTAGTACATGCACTTAGGCAATCATCAATTGACGATTTAAAGTTTGGTGATTCTACTATGAGCAAAAGGATACAGCGAATTTCAACGAGAAACGTTTGTTAA
- the rpmH gene encoding 50S ribosomal protein L34: MKRTFQPSNLVRKRRHGFKARMATVGGREILRKRRAKGRRKLSA; the protein is encoded by the coding sequence ATGAAGCGTACATTTCAACCTAGCAATTTAGTAAGAAAAAGAAGGCATGGGTTTAAGGCAAGAATGGCAACTGTAGGTGGTAGAGAGATTTTAAGGAAACGTCGAGCAAAAGGCAGAAGAAAGTTATCAGCGTAG
- a CDS encoding outer membrane beta-barrel protein produces the protein MRNLLLLTIISISLLFSDSSWAIDNQFYLKAEVGASKINNIKLHDKKLKQNIATIVGGGVGYYVLNNVRADLMLNFFANQQSKHSFAGTDSKIKPQITTLVLSGYVDVFDISICEFFIGAGAGIGQLKNKITTNSKLGTSTSTNKKII, from the coding sequence ATGAGAAATTTATTATTACTAACGATCATCAGCATTTCACTTTTATTTTCTGATTCTTCTTGGGCTATTGACAATCAATTTTATTTAAAAGCTGAAGTTGGGGCAAGTAAAATAAATAATATTAAGTTACATGATAAAAAATTAAAGCAGAATATCGCTACTATTGTTGGCGGAGGTGTCGGTTATTATGTTCTAAATAATGTTAGAGCTGATCTTATGCTTAATTTCTTTGCTAATCAGCAATCGAAGCATTCTTTTGCCGGTACAGACTCAAAAATTAAGCCCCAAATTACTACTTTAGTGCTTAGTGGTTATGTCGATGTTTTTGATATAAGTATTTGTGAATTTTTTATTGGAGCTGGGGCTGGAATTGGTCAACTGAAAAATAAAATTACTACTAATAGTAAACTTGGTACTTCAACTTCCACTAATAAAAAAATAATCTAG
- a CDS encoding IS481 family transposase produces MGQILHGCAKTTEAIRFAIQNSQESLKTLARKYSINPKTVAKWKKRTTLQDTCMGPKEPSSTVLTSEEEAMCIAFRKHTLLSLDDCLYALQVSIPKLTRSSLHRLLQRHNVSRLPEVKGNNKTKKKFKLYPIGYFHIDIAEVKTEEGKLYLFVAIDRTSKFVYVELLPRCTKTETAQFLRNLIKAIPYKIHTILTDNGIQFTNRTVDKNAWMHIFDRICYEYNIEHRLTKVNHPWTNGQVERMNRTIKEATVKRFYYDNHQQLKQHLYDFINAYNFAKRLKALKGLTPYEFIIKTWTSDPNKFIINPNHHILGLNT; encoded by the coding sequence ATGGGACAAATATTACACGGCTGTGCCAAAACGACAGAGGCAATACGTTTCGCAATCCAAAATAGTCAAGAGAGCTTAAAGACTTTAGCAAGAAAATATTCTATTAATCCTAAAACAGTTGCTAAGTGGAAGAAACGAACTACATTACAAGATACTTGTATGGGTCCCAAAGAACCATCTTCTACAGTATTAACTTCTGAAGAAGAAGCTATGTGTATAGCATTTCGTAAACACACTTTATTATCTTTAGATGATTGCTTATATGCTTTACAAGTCAGTATTCCCAAGCTTACTAGATCTTCTTTACATAGACTTCTTCAACGCCATAATGTTAGTAGGTTACCGGAAGTAAAAGGAAATAACAAAACCAAGAAGAAGTTTAAACTTTATCCAATTGGTTATTTCCATATAGATATTGCTGAAGTCAAAACAGAAGAAGGTAAACTCTATCTATTTGTTGCTATTGATCGCACTTCAAAGTTTGTGTATGTAGAACTTTTACCAAGATGTACCAAGACAGAAACAGCACAATTTCTTCGTAATTTAATTAAAGCTATACCTTATAAAATTCATACTATTTTGACAGATAATGGTATTCAATTTACTAACAGAACAGTAGATAAGAATGCTTGGATGCATATTTTTGATCGTATTTGCTATGAATACAATATTGAACACAGGCTAACAAAAGTTAATCATCCATGGACTAATGGACAGGTAGAACGTATGAATCGTACTATTAAAGAGGCAACTGTTAAACGTTTTTATTATGACAATCATCAGCAACTTAAACAACATTTATATGATTTTATCAATGCCTACAATTTCGCAAAAAGACTTAAAGCTCTTAAAGGTTTAACTCCTTATGAATTTATCATAAAAACATGGACATCTGATCCAAATAAATTTATTATTAACCCTAACCACCACATCCTGGGACTAAACACCTAG
- a CDS encoding multidrug effflux MFS transporter produces MKPNKIKNTLIIPLYIIILIIAIPILSETIYTPSLPSLAKDLAISANLAEYTLTIYLFGFAVGVLIWGNLSDSYGRKSCLLAGFLVYALSCCICYLADNINMLLAARFMQAFGASVGSVLGIAIAREAIPPKDRGRVFSTITIAMAFAPAIGPVIGSFVIKFYHWSAVFLVLIAIAIFIMALISAKLPETNQNLMVKRSAIGLYKECFNKMIRDIRFIGFVFLVGAVNGISFGYFAEAPFYFISGLNITTSSFGMIALFPCIPLILGGLISKKMHQMQRTSDYIISAGIKLMCLGSMLFFLSSYFSLINKDDVTVSVLQTLLWMSMINTGGTMVTPNCLGQALENYGQFAGTAASLSGFMYYVIAAGFTVLIGHMHDGTLLQLPLFIMIISISMMLVFYIAINKKQI; encoded by the coding sequence ATGAAGCCAAATAAAATTAAAAACACTCTCATTATACCATTATACATTATTATATTAATTATTGCAATACCTATATTAAGTGAAACCATTTATACTCCCTCACTTCCTAGCTTAGCCAAGGATTTAGCAATTAGTGCTAATTTAGCTGAATACACACTTACTATTTATTTGTTTGGTTTTGCTGTTGGTGTGTTAATATGGGGTAACTTATCTGATTCTTACGGACGTAAGTCTTGTTTACTTGCGGGATTTTTAGTCTACGCCTTATCATGCTGCATTTGTTATCTAGCAGATAATATAAATATGTTACTGGCTGCAAGATTTATGCAAGCTTTTGGTGCTAGTGTTGGTTCAGTATTAGGGATAGCCATAGCTAGAGAGGCAATACCACCAAAAGATCGTGGCAGGGTATTCTCAACTATAACTATTGCTATGGCCTTTGCTCCTGCTATAGGTCCAGTTATAGGTAGTTTTGTAATAAAATTTTATCATTGGTCAGCCGTATTTCTTGTACTAATCGCAATAGCAATATTCATTATGGCGTTAATATCAGCTAAACTTCCAGAAACTAACCAGAATCTAATGGTTAAACGCTCAGCTATTGGATTATATAAAGAATGTTTTAATAAAATGATCAGAGATATAAGATTTATCGGTTTTGTATTTTTAGTTGGAGCAGTAAATGGCATTTCATTTGGCTATTTTGCTGAAGCACCTTTTTATTTTATCTCAGGACTAAATATTACCACTTCATCATTTGGTATGATAGCATTATTTCCGTGTATTCCCTTAATTTTAGGTGGGCTTATATCTAAAAAGATGCACCAAATGCAAAGAACCTCTGACTATATTATTTCTGCAGGCATTAAGCTTATGTGCTTAGGATCTATGCTATTCTTTTTATCTAGTTATTTTAGTCTAATTAATAAAGATGATGTAACAGTATCGGTATTACAAACTTTATTATGGATGAGTATGATTAATACTGGTGGTACGATGGTAACTCCCAACTGTTTAGGTCAGGCTTTAGAAAATTATGGTCAATTTGCTGGCACTGCTGCCTCACTCTCTGGTTTTATGTATTATGTAATTGCTGCAGGTTTTACAGTGTTAATAGGACATATGCATGACGGAACATTGCTACAATTACCATTATTCATAATGATCATTTCAATTAGTATGATGTTAGTATTTTATATTGCTATTAATAAGAAGCAAATATAG
- a CDS encoding bifunctional (p)ppGpp synthetase/guanosine-3',5'-bis(diphosphate) 3'-pyrophosphohydrolase, translated as MQGTNTNDLRNIISTISTKLHKNDIASEIHYRLKDPCSALKKVLRKTIALKELTDLIAFRIIVDKKEDCYKVLDIIYNIYSVNVEKSKNYIANPKDNGYRSLHVIVVVGIYERNVEIQIRSRKMHNTAESGTASHDEYKKMQEAKLRKLLSNGGLNTADINTEINNAYNIFSRFNWTISELIAYEQAIESLCHNLHNVQLSKVIK; from the coding sequence ATGCAAGGTACAAATACTAATGATTTACGTAATATCATAAGTACTATTAGTACAAAACTACATAAAAATGATATAGCATCTGAAATACATTACAGATTAAAAGACCCTTGTTCTGCTTTAAAGAAGGTATTAAGAAAAACTATTGCTTTGAAAGAATTAACAGACCTAATTGCTTTTAGAATTATAGTTGATAAAAAAGAAGACTGTTATAAAGTATTGGATATTATTTACAATATCTATTCTGTTAATGTAGAAAAGTCTAAAAACTATATTGCTAATCCTAAGGATAATGGATACCGTTCCTTACATGTCATAGTTGTAGTTGGTATCTATGAACGTAATGTAGAAATACAAATACGGAGTAGGAAGATGCATAATACAGCAGAATCTGGCACAGCAAGTCATGATGAATATAAAAAGATGCAGGAAGCAAAGCTAAGAAAGTTACTCTCTAATGGGGGGCTTAATACAGCTGACATTAATACTGAGATCAATAATGCCTATAATATTTTTAGCCGGTTTAATTGGACTATATCAGAACTCATTGCTTATGAACAGGCAATTGAGAGTCTTTGTCATAACTTGCATAATGTACAACTTAGTAAAGTTATAAAGTAA
- a CDS encoding metal ABC transporter ATP-binding protein: MPISKSEDTTLIKFSNVSKRFGKKLPLANINFTVKKGEVTTLIGPNGAGKTTIARLILGLDTPSSGNIIIHHNIKIGYVPQRLDFASDLPITAENFLYLLASNSNNKDWQELGNFIDFDNYKHHDISELSGGQFQKLMLTATLLNNPDLIILDEPTQSLDVTSQQEFYRIINQIKRRLNITIFMISHDLFTVMKNSDQVICLNGHICCSGKPNDLAENQDFLDTLSSIGFYIHHHDHKH, translated from the coding sequence ATGCCTATCTCAAAATCAGAAGATACTACATTAATAAAATTCAGTAATGTATCTAAGAGGTTTGGTAAAAAATTACCTCTTGCCAATATTAATTTCACTGTTAAAAAAGGCGAAGTAACCACTTTAATCGGTCCAAATGGTGCTGGCAAAACAACAATAGCTAGATTAATCTTGGGATTGGATACCCCTTCATCCGGTAATATAATAATTCACCATAATATAAAAATTGGCTATGTACCTCAGAGACTAGATTTCGCCTCAGACTTACCAATTACAGCTGAAAATTTTTTGTATTTATTAGCTTCAAATAGTAATAACAAAGATTGGCAAGAGTTAGGTAATTTTATTGATTTTGACAATTATAAGCATCACGATATTTCAGAACTTTCTGGTGGTCAATTTCAAAAGTTAATGCTAACTGCTACCTTACTGAACAATCCTGATTTAATTATTTTAGACGAACCAACTCAATCGTTAGATGTTACTAGCCAACAAGAATTTTATCGGATCATTAATCAAATAAAAAGACGTCTAAATATTACAATTTTTATGATCTCACATGACTTATTTACGGTAATGAAAAATTCCGACCAAGTGATCTGTTTAAATGGACATATATGCTGTAGCGGCAAACCAAATGATTTAGCAGAAAATCAGGACTTCCTAGATACTTTGTCATCCATCGGTTTTTACATCCATCATCATGACCATAAACATTAG
- a CDS encoding outer membrane protein, with amino-acid sequence MKKLLLIAATSTALLTSAASFAETGGFYLKAEGGAIRLNALKFKDDNDKSVSEKFKSTTSAIVGVGAGYYIMDNVRTELTLDFLTNPEFKCSKTINNVSVNAKAKESIRSLLLSGYVDLYDAGVVKIFAGAGIGMAQVQQKITWTVTPNGGGKANGDSDSFETANNFAYQLSVGASFNLADNMNLDLAYSWRDYGETGDVKGEENKKKKKETPKTAIRGHNLMAGIRFDL; translated from the coding sequence ATGAAAAAATTATTATTAATTGCCGCTACCAGTACGGCTCTTTTAACTTCCGCTGCATCATTTGCTGAAACAGGTGGGTTTTATCTTAAAGCTGAAGGCGGTGCAATTAGGTTGAATGCACTGAAATTTAAGGATGATAATGATAAGAGTGTTAGTGAAAAGTTTAAATCCACTACTTCTGCTATTGTTGGTGTTGGGGCTGGTTATTATATCATGGATAATGTTAGAACAGAGCTGACACTTGACTTCCTCACCAATCCAGAATTTAAATGCTCTAAGACCATTAACAATGTATCTGTGAACGCTAAAGCTAAAGAAAGCATTAGATCATTATTACTCAGTGGTTATGTTGATTTATATGATGCAGGTGTAGTTAAAATCTTTGCCGGAGCTGGTATTGGTATGGCTCAAGTGCAGCAGAAGATTACTTGGACTGTAACTCCTAACGGGGGGGGGAAAGCAAATGGAGATTCTGACTCTTTTGAGACTGCTAATAATTTTGCTTATCAATTAAGTGTTGGTGCTTCTTTTAATTTGGCTGATAACATGAACCTAGATCTTGCTTATAGTTGGAGAGATTATGGAGAAACAGGTGATGTGAAGGGTGAAGAGAACAAGAAAAAGAAGAAAGAAACACCTAAAACCGCCATCAGAGGGCATAATTTAATGGCTGGCATAAGATTCGATCTCTAA
- a CDS encoding 2-oxoglutarate dehydrogenase E1 component, with the protein MDKNFKQTSFLFGSNAVFIEELYQLYLSDHTAVDKSWQNYFQNIENNNSHQVNKSTAHVITSPRERFSPFSTDISAATNKLRAKAMIASYRKCGHYLVKLDPLNLEVLKTKSQLKLNVEDFGFTKDQLNNIIEIDDEFFAIKACTVGELVNLLDQTYAKDVAIEFDHLTNEDERTWLFEQMESNAQAFNISEQDKKDILKDLVEIEGFEQYLHIKFPGAKRFSVEGGEAAVVAIDKAVDMSIVHGIEDVVIGMAHRGRISTLTKVMTKPYKAILSGFMTGSILPDDLGISSDVKYHIGYSSDRIRGQSKVHLSMADNPSHLEAVNSVVAGKVRAKQDSIQDINRKKVMSILVHGDTAFCGQGVVAESLFMSNLKAYHIGGTIHLVINNQLGFTTNSWNTRPTRYSTEFAKIINSPILHVNGDNIQAVLKATNIAVNYRHKFARDIVVELICYRKYGHNEGDEPMYTQGAMYNVIKNKQSPATIFANELIADGIIDQNHFPALKEQFKLKLDQEYELAKSYQPQAQCLEGLWSGYTRSNAEIVSTGVSKNTLKKLGIKLCQIPKDFPANPKLMKLFGLRENTLKQDKPIDWATAEQLAFASLLNSGIRIRFTGQDCERGTFSHRHAVLYSQVDDRTYIPLNNLSQSQASFEIANSNLSEYAVLGFEYGYSLVNPKNLVIWEAQFGDFANGAQIIFDQFISSSEHKWLRMSGIVVLLPHGLEGQGPEHSSARFERFLQLAAEDNIQVTYPTTPASFFHLLRRQIYSNIRKPLIVMSPKSLLRHKMVVSPLSHIDEHTSFLPVLDEINNAINAKEVTRVILCSGKVYYDLLEKRGEKNISDIVIIRLEQLYPFEKDVVIKILGKYNKAKEFIWCQEEPKNMGAWNFIKDHLNESLKDMSINNQFKYVGRNESASPAVGSLSIHNKQQEKLLEEALGKYS; encoded by the coding sequence ATGGATAAAAATTTTAAACAAACCAGCTTTTTATTTGGTAGCAATGCTGTCTTTATAGAAGAATTATATCAGCTATATTTATCAGATCATACAGCAGTTGATAAAAGTTGGCAAAATTATTTCCAAAATATTGAAAATAATAATAGCCACCAGGTTAATAAAAGCACTGCTCATGTTATTACTTCACCTCGTGAAAGGTTCTCGCCGTTCAGTACGGATATTTCTGCTGCCACTAACAAACTTCGAGCAAAAGCAATGATTGCCAGCTACCGTAAGTGTGGACATTATTTAGTAAAATTAGATCCATTGAATCTTGAAGTTCTTAAAACAAAAAGTCAGCTGAAACTTAATGTGGAAGATTTTGGTTTTACCAAAGATCAGTTGAATAATATTATAGAAATTGATGATGAATTTTTTGCAATAAAAGCATGCACAGTTGGTGAATTGGTTAATTTGCTCGATCAAACTTATGCTAAAGATGTTGCTATAGAGTTTGATCATCTGACAAACGAAGATGAAAGAACTTGGCTTTTTGAACAAATGGAAAGTAACGCTCAAGCTTTTAACATATCGGAACAAGATAAGAAGGACATACTAAAAGATTTAGTGGAAATTGAAGGATTTGAACAATATCTACACATAAAATTTCCTGGGGCAAAGCGTTTCTCAGTAGAGGGAGGAGAGGCGGCTGTAGTAGCTATAGATAAAGCCGTAGATATGTCTATTGTTCATGGAATAGAAGATGTTGTAATAGGTATGGCACATCGAGGAAGGATTAGTACCTTGACTAAGGTAATGACTAAACCTTATAAAGCTATTTTGTCTGGATTTATGACAGGAAGTATCTTGCCGGATGATTTAGGTATCTCAAGTGATGTGAAGTATCATATTGGCTATTCATCAGATCGAATAAGAGGACAATCTAAGGTTCACCTCTCTATGGCAGATAATCCATCGCATTTGGAAGCAGTAAATTCAGTGGTAGCTGGTAAAGTACGAGCGAAACAGGACAGTATTCAAGATATTAACCGCAAGAAAGTAATGAGTATTTTAGTTCATGGTGATACGGCTTTTTGTGGTCAAGGTGTAGTAGCTGAAAGTTTATTTATGTCAAACTTAAAGGCTTATCATATTGGCGGCACTATTCACCTAGTTATTAATAATCAGCTTGGCTTTACAACCAATAGTTGGAATACTAGACCCACTAGATATTCCACCGAATTTGCTAAGATAATTAACAGCCCAATTTTACATGTAAATGGCGATAATATTCAAGCAGTACTAAAAGCTACTAATATAGCAGTGAATTACCGACATAAATTTGCTAGAGATATAGTCGTTGAGCTCATATGTTATCGTAAATACGGTCATAATGAAGGTGATGAACCTATGTATACTCAAGGTGCTATGTATAATGTAATAAAAAATAAACAATCCCCAGCAACGATTTTTGCAAATGAATTAATAGCAGATGGGATAATTGACCAAAATCATTTTCCTGCTTTAAAAGAACAGTTTAAACTAAAATTAGACCAAGAGTATGAACTTGCCAAAAGTTACCAACCGCAAGCTCAGTGTTTAGAGGGGTTATGGTCTGGTTATACTAGGTCAAATGCTGAAATAGTCTCTACTGGTGTTAGTAAGAATACTTTAAAAAAGCTTGGTATAAAGCTTTGTCAAATACCAAAAGATTTTCCTGCAAATCCCAAACTTATGAAATTATTTGGATTAAGAGAAAATACCTTGAAGCAAGATAAACCTATCGACTGGGCAACGGCAGAGCAACTAGCCTTTGCCAGCTTATTAAACTCAGGTATCAGAATACGTTTTACTGGTCAAGATTGTGAACGCGGCACTTTCTCTCACCGGCATGCAGTGTTATATAGTCAAGTGGATGATAGAACTTATATACCATTAAATAATTTATCGCAAAGCCAAGCAAGTTTTGAAATTGCTAACAGTAATTTATCTGAGTATGCAGTTTTAGGTTTTGAATATGGCTATTCATTAGTTAATCCAAAAAATTTAGTAATTTGGGAAGCTCAGTTTGGTGATTTTGCTAACGGAGCTCAAATAATTTTTGACCAATTCATTTCCAGCAGTGAACATAAATGGCTCAGGATGAGTGGTATAGTAGTGCTATTACCACATGGATTGGAAGGGCAGGGTCCAGAACATAGTTCCGCAAGATTTGAGAGATTTCTACAACTTGCTGCTGAAGATAATATTCAAGTTACCTATCCCACGACACCAGCCTCATTCTTTCATTTATTACGTCGTCAAATATACAGTAATATTCGTAAACCACTAATAGTAATGTCACCAAAATCTTTATTAAGACATAAGATGGTTGTATCACCTCTATCTCATATTGATGAGCATACAAGCTTTCTACCTGTGCTAGATGAGATTAATAACGCAATAAATGCCAAAGAAGTAACACGAGTCATATTATGTAGTGGTAAAGTCTATTACGATTTATTAGAAAAGAGAGGAGAAAAAAATATTTCAGATATAGTAATTATTAGACTGGAACAATTATATCCGTTTGAAAAAGATGTTGTCATTAAAATATTAGGTAAATATAATAAAGCTAAGGAGTTTATTTGGTGTCAAGAAGAACCTAAAAATATGGGGGCATGGAATTTTATTAAAGACCACTTAAATGAAAGCCTAAAAGATATGTCAATTAATAATCAATTTAAATATGTTGGTAGGAATGAATCTGCTTCACCTGCAGTTGGTTCACTTAGCATACATAATAAGCAGCAAGAAAAATTACTTGAGGAAGCTTTGGGTAAATACAGCTAA
- a CDS encoding IS110 family transposase — MVKENNDKQKLEIMNPNAAGIDIGSREHYVCVPVGRDKEVVKKFAAFTSDLKEMVNWLKECKIKTIAMESTGVYWIPVFQILETNGFEVKLVNARYAKNVPGRKTDVKDCQWLQRLHSYGLLNGSFRPNNQICVLRSYLRQRDRLIKSSRIHINRMQKALNEMNIQLHHVISDITGISGMKIIKAIIVGERDAKKLAEFKDYRIKSNSETIIKALEGDYRKEQLAILKQELELYEFYLTKIEECDKSIKECYEEFDKYNGDAILEGNDKKRKVSKNAPKTFDLRQSLYNVSGIDFSKIPGFDVLTVQTMIAEVGLDMSKWKTEKHFTSWLGLSPNNQITGGKVFKTRTKKVINKASIALRMSALSLGKGKSALAGYYRRMKNKIGSPKAITATARKLACLFYRLLKYGQDYVEQGIEAYEKQYQEKMIENLRKQAVKLGFELVTIEPC; from the coding sequence ATGGTAAAGGAAAATAATGATAAACAGAAATTGGAAATAATGAATCCTAATGCAGCAGGGATTGATATCGGCTCTAGAGAACATTATGTTTGTGTACCAGTTGGCAGAGATAAAGAAGTTGTTAAAAAATTTGCTGCTTTTACTAGTGATTTAAAAGAAATGGTAAATTGGTTAAAAGAATGTAAGATTAAGACGATAGCCATGGAATCAACAGGTGTATATTGGATACCGGTGTTTCAAATATTAGAGACTAATGGGTTTGAGGTTAAATTAGTTAATGCCCGTTATGCAAAAAATGTCCCTGGACGTAAGACAGATGTGAAAGATTGTCAGTGGTTACAAAGGTTACATAGCTATGGTTTATTAAACGGTTCATTTCGTCCTAATAACCAAATATGCGTATTGCGTAGTTATCTAAGGCAAAGAGATAGATTAATAAAAAGTAGTAGAATTCATATTAATCGTATGCAAAAAGCCCTTAATGAAATGAATATCCAATTACATCATGTAATTAGTGACATCACTGGTATTAGTGGAATGAAGATAATTAAAGCTATTATAGTTGGAGAAAGAGACGCTAAAAAGTTAGCTGAATTTAAAGATTATCGTATTAAGAGCAACAGTGAAACTATCATTAAGGCATTAGAGGGAGATTATAGAAAAGAACAGCTTGCTATCCTAAAGCAAGAGTTAGAGTTATATGAATTCTATCTCACTAAAATAGAAGAATGTGATAAATCAATCAAAGAATGTTACGAGGAATTTGATAAATATAATGGCGATGCTATTTTAGAGGGAAATGATAAAAAGCGTAAAGTAAGCAAAAATGCCCCTAAAACATTTGATTTGAGACAATCTTTATATAATGTATCAGGGATAGATTTTAGCAAAATACCAGGATTTGATGTATTAACCGTGCAAACAATGATAGCGGAAGTAGGTTTAGATATGAGTAAATGGAAGACAGAAAAGCATTTTACTTCATGGCTTGGTCTTAGCCCTAATAATCAAATTACTGGTGGAAAAGTTTTTAAAACAAGAACCAAGAAAGTAATTAATAAAGCAAGCATAGCACTTCGAATGTCTGCTTTGAGTTTAGGGAAAGGGAAATCGGCACTAGCTGGTTATTATAGACGGATGAAAAACAAGATTGGGTCACCAAAAGCCATTACTGCTACTGCAAGAAAATTAGCATGTTTATTTTATCGGTTACTAAAATACGGTCAGGATTATGTAGAGCAAGGAATTGAAGCATATGAAAAGCAATATCAGGAAAAAATGATAGAAAATTTAAGAAAACAAGCGGTAAAGCTAGGTTTTGAGCTGGTTACAATAGAACCTTGCTAA
- the rnpA gene encoding ribonuclease P protein component, which yields MLILSLKSQKEFDLVNKLGKKFHSPYYISIIAKNFTKLHQIQLCKKSSEILDNSSNIVLLGMKVGRKLGNAVIRNKIKRRIRHLVRLLSQVPQFKQNIWAMIIIPKKGFEQIEFATLLSELYSSCIKNAKN from the coding sequence GTGCTTATTTTATCCCTAAAAAGCCAAAAAGAATTTGACTTAGTTAATAAGTTAGGCAAAAAGTTCCATAGCCCTTATTATATTAGCATAATAGCTAAAAACTTTACTAAGCTTCATCAAATACAGTTATGTAAAAAATCTAGTGAAATTCTAGATAATTCATCAAATATAGTGCTTTTGGGCATGAAAGTCGGAAGGAAGTTAGGAAATGCTGTTATTCGTAATAAAATTAAAAGACGTATCAGACATTTAGTTAGGCTTCTAAGCCAAGTGCCACAATTTAAACAAAATATTTGGGCAATGATAATTATCCCTAAGAAAGGTTTTGAACAAATTGAGTTTGCGACCTTATTAAGTGAGTTGTATAGTTCGTGTATCAAAAATGCTAAGAACTAA